Proteins from a single region of Streptomyces spinoverrucosus:
- a CDS encoding non-ribosomal peptide synthetase yields the protein MSEPDLLRTVRPLIADWLGPDAERVGPDDNLIEQGLDSIRLMTVSAALRRAGIRLTFAELARTPTLHAWAELLAERCPSPGSGTQEPSEGASADDETSPFDLALMQHAYWVGRGEEHELGGVAAHFYNEFDGEGVDPQRLERAVRALLARHAQLRAVFGDDGRQHTPATSAWPGLRVHDLRELPEDEVDRRLEQLRDELSHRMLRVGAGEVFDVQLSLLPGGRTRTHLNLDMLAADALSLRVLLADLAALYRGTEQLPPIAYSYRRYLADRAASAERERDRARDAAWWATRLPDLPGAPALPVAQGPVQPRVTRRHHWLPPEARDALFARAHRHGVTPAMALAAAYAEVLAAWSAEHRFLLNVPLFDREPLHPDVPLLVGDFTGSVLLTADMSGQDAFEHRARALQERFLDDAAHASYSGVEVLRDLNRAQHGGGRVLAPVVFTSALNLGELFSEDVRSCFGRPVWIISQGPQVWLDAQVTELDGGLLVNWDALEQAFPEGMLDAMFAAFRTLVDSLAGADATWGAPVPDLLPEDQREARTRANATDGPRTGLLLHEDFLSRAERTPDQPALLWGTDDTDGRLTYGELADRARRIAAALAAHAVGPGDRVAVCLPKGPDQIAAVLGVLTAGAAYVPVGRDHPPARRDRVLSRAETRVAFVDEDTAALPEGVVALTVAEALAHEPVKEPVAVPEDDPAYILFTSGSTGEPKGVVVPHRAARNTVDDLGERFGVGDGDRTLALSALDFDLSVYDLFGPLSAGGAVVLVREEDRRDAGGWHALMARHEVTVLNCVPSVLDMLLSTAGDGLGALRLVLLGGDWVSVDLPGRLAERAPACRFVALGGTTETAIHSTVCEVTGADVPGDWTAVPYGTPLGNVRCRVVDTRGRDCPDWVPGELWIGGAGVADGYLGDPERTADRFVRHDGLRWYRTGDLARYRPGGTVEFLGRADSQVKLRGHRVELGEVEAALERAPGVGRAVAAVVGDADGAPRALVAAYAPALGKESSPNDGIRPQVVAARPDPLEADVVAHVIGRVLEDRRTPAESMRGLVRLWRDWLSRQPAPADAERLAECVAGTRLEAVLARLTERLPDLRAMLTGERDPLELLDDPVLAPEAALDALPATAAAAADCAEALRALAAEPGRGVLRVAVVGARGGLGVLRVAKQLASVSVQLTLLDTSAGLLERARDRLAGLPHDVRYRSLPDGALPEGLPGAFDAVLAVGALHAFDDPAAGVAQAAALLAPGGVLLAVEQGGLPPLGLICAALPTRGFANADPARRAAGSPLLPPSAWEQLLHGHGFSEVGTSVRDQEPALLIRAVRDPDGRPCDTDGVRAFAVGQVPSYMVPDRLVLLPVMPLTANGKVDRRAVRELLARHVSSARNRTGRGTPPRPGVEELVAEVWRDLLGARDVHREDDFFALGGDSLLATRMLHRLGERGVNGARIADLFTSPVLKDYAATLTQDAGSSAAPALVPDPEHAHEPFPATDVQRAYWLGRSEEMRLGGVGAHYYSEFDGTGVDLPRLETAWRALVVRHPMLRAVFDEDGRQRVLDEADVPEFTIPVRDGEEHLATLREEMSHQVLDPARWPLFDVRAVRYGDGRTRIGVSLDNIVLDGLSMMTVFTELGVLYADPDAGLPPVEPTFRDYLASVRPAPETVAADQAYWRDRLPELPPAPRLPLLRDPATLGRPRFTRTSGQLTADRWRRLKERAREHGVTPSTLLLAAYAEVLGTWSESPELTVNLTLFDRQEIHPDINRTLGDFTSLLLAAHRPRAGEDWLTRVRALQEQLWRDLDHRSVSAVWVMRELARARGESEAAVPVVFTSALGVDDGVSMDAPDGFPPRVWGVSQTPQVWLDLQVYEGRDGALRHQWDAVRELFPEGLVETMSAAFDELLLHLCDADWRTPRPALLPDAQRAVRERVNATGRPGGERALHLPFFERAASEPDSPALLWGDDGVMSRGELRDHALRIAAALAARGVEPGDTVAVSLPKGPEQICAVLGVLAAGAAYVPVGADQPPVRRERMLRASRARCVLDAEFLAEPLPTPLEKPVATDPDSCAYVIFTSGSTGEPKGVELTHRAAANTVEDINERHGIGPGDRVLAVSALDFDLSVYDIFGLLGAGGALVLVTEEERRDAQRWRDLAARHGVTVWNSVPMLLDMLLTASAGQAPPTLRLAMVSGDWVPLDLHARLASHSDCRLIAMGGATEAAIWSNAYDATAGAPEGWPSVPYGTPLRAQRFRVVGPLGEDCPEWVPGELWIGGAGVATGYRGDPERTADRFVTDGGDRWYRTGDLGRYRPDGLLEFLGRRDHQLKIRGHRTELGEVDAALLAQPGIARAITVATGPRGQQRLTAFVVPEGPLDLAAVERRLPDHLPAHAVPSALVLLPDGLPLTANGKVDRAALAEQAAGLGVTSGGTREPAGPVEELVAAAWRELLGAEQVGRDDEFFALGGDSLLATRLVARLREAGVRGARIAALFTHPVLKDYAATLTLGAEKPVTQALVSDPAHAHEPFEATDVQRAYWIGRTAQLDLGGVGSHYYSETDEEYADIAGLERAWRRLIARHPMLRAVFDEDGRQRVLNEAEVADFTIPVRAGEEHLAALREEMSHQVLDPARWPLFDVRAVHYTAPDGERRTRIGVSLDNLVLDGLSMMIVFTELRQLREDPDAELPSVGVTFRDYLASAQPPDGTVATDQEYWRDRLTSLPPAPRLPLLREPSAIGRPRFERRATHLPYERWERLKDRARVYGITPSVLLLAVYAEALGEHAESPELTVNLTLFDRQEIHPDINRIAGDFTSLLLAAHHPRVGESWLARLRGLQARLWTDLDHRAVSAVWVMRQLAQRRGPDRAAMPVVFTSALGIDDERARLLTPPHWSVSQTPQVWLDHQVLEDAEGLRLTWDAVTGLLPDDLPESLMARQLALLEELAAADNWDALILTTGLRVGEQSAVPVPTTAEAEADAGGPPRGATEELVATLWSELLPDTPLAGREQGFFAAGGDSLLATRLIARLRERTGVEVPLREFFAAPTVAALAAAVDHITDRTTEQNWEEGEL from the coding sequence GTGTCAGAACCCGATCTTCTGCGGACGGTCCGCCCTCTGATCGCTGACTGGCTCGGCCCCGACGCCGAGCGGGTCGGCCCCGACGACAACCTCATCGAGCAGGGACTGGACTCCATCCGCCTGATGACCGTGTCCGCGGCACTGCGCCGCGCCGGCATACGGCTGACCTTCGCGGAACTCGCCCGCACACCCACGCTGCACGCGTGGGCGGAACTGCTGGCCGAGCGATGTCCGAGCCCCGGCAGCGGGACTCAGGAACCGTCCGAGGGCGCCTCGGCCGACGACGAGACCTCCCCCTTCGACCTCGCCCTGATGCAGCACGCGTACTGGGTGGGCCGCGGCGAGGAGCACGAACTCGGCGGTGTGGCCGCGCACTTCTACAACGAGTTCGACGGCGAGGGCGTCGACCCGCAGCGCCTGGAGCGCGCCGTACGCGCCCTGCTCGCCCGGCACGCCCAGCTGCGCGCCGTGTTCGGCGACGACGGCCGCCAGCACACCCCGGCCACCTCCGCCTGGCCCGGTCTTCGCGTGCACGACCTGCGCGAGCTGCCCGAGGACGAAGTGGACCGCCGGCTGGAGCAGCTGCGGGACGAGCTGTCGCACCGGATGCTGCGGGTCGGCGCGGGCGAGGTCTTCGACGTGCAGCTCTCGCTGCTGCCGGGCGGCCGGACCCGTACCCACCTCAACCTCGACATGCTCGCCGCCGACGCGCTCAGCCTGCGCGTCCTGCTCGCCGACCTCGCGGCCCTCTACCGCGGTACGGAGCAACTCCCGCCCATCGCCTACAGCTACCGCCGCTACCTCGCCGACCGTGCCGCCTCCGCCGAGCGGGAACGCGACCGCGCGCGGGACGCGGCCTGGTGGGCCACCCGGCTGCCGGACCTGCCGGGAGCGCCCGCACTGCCCGTGGCCCAGGGCCCGGTCCAGCCCCGTGTCACCCGCCGCCACCACTGGCTGCCGCCCGAGGCGCGCGACGCCCTGTTCGCCCGCGCCCACCGGCACGGCGTCACCCCCGCAATGGCCCTGGCCGCCGCGTACGCCGAGGTGCTGGCCGCGTGGAGCGCGGAGCACCGTTTCCTGCTGAACGTGCCGCTGTTCGACCGTGAGCCGCTGCATCCCGACGTACCCCTGCTCGTGGGCGACTTCACCGGATCCGTCCTGCTCACCGCCGACATGTCCGGTCAGGACGCCTTCGAGCACCGCGCCCGCGCCCTGCAAGAGCGCTTTCTCGACGATGCCGCCCACGCCTCCTACTCGGGTGTGGAGGTGCTCCGCGACCTGAACCGCGCGCAGCACGGCGGCGGCCGGGTCCTCGCGCCCGTCGTCTTCACCAGCGCCCTCAACCTGGGCGAGCTGTTCTCCGAGGACGTGCGCTCCTGCTTCGGGCGGCCGGTGTGGATCATCTCGCAGGGGCCGCAGGTGTGGCTGGACGCCCAGGTCACCGAGCTCGACGGCGGTCTGCTCGTGAACTGGGACGCGCTGGAGCAGGCGTTCCCCGAGGGAATGCTGGACGCGATGTTCGCCGCGTTCCGCACGCTGGTGGACTCCCTCGCAGGGGCCGACGCCACCTGGGGTGCGCCCGTGCCGGACCTGCTGCCCGAGGACCAGCGGGAGGCCCGCACGCGTGCCAACGCCACCGACGGGCCGCGCACCGGCCTGCTGCTCCACGAGGACTTCCTGAGCCGCGCCGAGCGCACCCCGGACCAGCCCGCGTTGCTGTGGGGCACGGACGACACGGACGGCCGCCTCACCTACGGCGAACTCGCCGACCGGGCCCGGCGGATCGCCGCCGCGCTCGCCGCGCACGCCGTCGGCCCCGGCGACCGCGTCGCCGTCTGCCTGCCCAAGGGGCCCGACCAGATCGCCGCCGTGCTCGGCGTGCTGACGGCGGGCGCGGCCTATGTGCCGGTCGGGCGTGACCATCCGCCGGCGCGACGGGATCGTGTGCTGAGCCGGGCGGAAACCCGGGTCGCCTTCGTGGACGAGGACACTGCGGCGCTGCCGGAGGGTGTGGTTGCGCTGACCGTGGCGGAGGCGTTGGCGCACGAGCCCGTCAAGGAGCCCGTCGCGGTGCCGGAGGACGACCCGGCGTACATCCTGTTCACCTCCGGCTCCACGGGTGAGCCGAAGGGCGTCGTCGTACCGCACCGCGCGGCGCGCAACACGGTCGACGACCTCGGCGAGCGGTTCGGCGTGGGTGACGGCGACCGGACGCTCGCGCTGTCCGCGCTCGACTTCGACCTGTCGGTGTACGACCTGTTCGGTCCGCTGTCCGCCGGCGGCGCGGTCGTGCTCGTACGGGAGGAGGACCGGCGGGACGCGGGGGGCTGGCACGCGCTGATGGCCCGGCACGAGGTCACCGTCCTCAACTGCGTGCCGTCCGTCCTTGACATGCTGCTCAGCACCGCCGGAGACGGGCTCGGAGCACTGCGGCTGGTGCTGCTCGGCGGTGACTGGGTGAGCGTCGACCTGCCCGGCCGGCTGGCGGAACGTGCGCCTGCCTGCCGGTTCGTGGCGCTGGGCGGTACGACGGAGACGGCGATCCACTCCACGGTGTGCGAGGTGACCGGCGCCGACGTTCCCGGGGACTGGACGGCGGTGCCGTACGGGACGCCGCTCGGCAACGTCCGGTGCCGGGTCGTCGACACCCGGGGCCGGGACTGCCCCGACTGGGTGCCGGGTGAGTTGTGGATCGGCGGGGCCGGGGTGGCCGACGGCTACCTCGGCGATCCCGAGCGCACCGCCGACCGGTTCGTGCGGCACGACGGGCTGCGCTGGTACCGCACGGGCGACCTCGCCCGCTACCGGCCCGGCGGCACCGTCGAGTTCCTCGGCCGGGCCGACTCCCAGGTGAAGCTGCGCGGCCACCGGGTGGAGCTGGGCGAGGTGGAGGCGGCACTGGAGCGGGCGCCGGGTGTGGGGCGGGCGGTCGCGGCGGTCGTCGGCGACGCGGACGGAGCTCCGCGGGCGCTGGTGGCGGCGTACGCGCCCGCGCTCGGCAAGGAGTCGAGCCCGAACGACGGGATCAGGCCCCAGGTCGTGGCCGCACGGCCGGATCCGCTGGAGGCGGATGTCGTCGCGCACGTCATCGGCCGGGTTCTCGAAGACCGGAGGACTCCCGCCGAGTCCATGCGCGGACTGGTCCGCCTGTGGCGGGACTGGCTCAGCCGCCAACCGGCACCGGCGGACGCGGAGCGCCTGGCCGAGTGCGTCGCCGGAACCCGCCTCGAAGCCGTGCTCGCCCGGCTGACCGAGCGGCTGCCGGACCTGCGGGCCATGCTCACCGGTGAACGCGACCCGCTGGAGCTCCTCGACGACCCGGTTCTCGCCCCGGAAGCGGCGCTCGACGCGCTGCCCGCCACCGCGGCGGCTGCCGCGGACTGCGCGGAGGCACTGCGCGCTCTCGCGGCGGAGCCCGGCCGGGGTGTGCTGCGGGTCGCGGTCGTCGGGGCGCGAGGTGGGCTCGGTGTCCTGCGCGTGGCGAAGCAACTTGCCTCTGTATCCGTACAGTTGACGCTCCTGGACACCTCTGCCGGGCTTCTGGAGCGGGCTCGCGACCGGCTGGCCGGCCTGCCGCACGACGTGAGGTACCGGTCGCTGCCGGACGGTGCGCTCCCGGAGGGACTGCCCGGCGCGTTCGACGCCGTCCTCGCCGTCGGCGCCCTGCACGCCTTCGACGACCCGGCCGCCGGGGTCGCCCAGGCGGCGGCGCTGCTGGCCCCGGGTGGCGTGCTGCTCGCGGTGGAGCAGGGCGGTCTGCCGCCGCTGGGGCTGATCTGTGCCGCGCTTCCCACACGGGGGTTCGCGAACGCGGACCCGGCCCGCCGCGCGGCCGGCAGCCCGCTGCTGCCGCCGTCGGCCTGGGAGCAGTTGCTGCACGGCCATGGGTTCAGCGAGGTGGGCACGTCCGTACGTGACCAGGAGCCCGCGCTGCTGATCCGCGCGGTCCGTGATCCGGACGGTCGGCCGTGCGACACCGACGGCGTCCGTGCCTTCGCCGTCGGCCAGGTGCCGTCGTACATGGTCCCCGACCGGCTGGTCCTGCTGCCGGTCATGCCGCTCACCGCGAACGGCAAGGTCGACCGGCGCGCGGTGCGCGAACTCCTCGCCCGGCACGTGTCGTCGGCGCGGAACCGCACGGGGCGGGGCACTCCGCCCCGGCCCGGCGTGGAGGAACTGGTCGCCGAGGTGTGGCGCGACCTGCTCGGCGCCCGGGACGTGCACCGCGAGGACGACTTCTTCGCGCTCGGCGGCGACAGCCTGCTGGCCACGCGGATGCTGCACCGGCTCGGCGAGCGCGGGGTGAACGGTGCCCGGATCGCCGACCTGTTCACGAGCCCGGTACTGAAGGACTACGCCGCCACGCTCACCCAGGACGCGGGCAGCTCCGCCGCGCCCGCCCTCGTGCCGGACCCGGAGCACGCGCACGAGCCGTTCCCGGCGACCGATGTGCAGCGCGCCTACTGGCTGGGGCGGTCCGAGGAGATGCGGCTCGGCGGAGTGGGGGCGCACTACTACTCGGAGTTCGACGGCACCGGCGTGGACCTGCCGCGGCTGGAGACGGCCTGGCGCGCGCTCGTCGTACGGCATCCGATGCTGCGGGCCGTCTTCGACGAGGACGGTCGGCAGCGCGTGCTCGACGAGGCCGACGTACCCGAGTTCACCATCCCGGTCCGGGACGGCGAGGAGCACCTCGCCACTCTGCGCGAGGAGATGTCCCACCAGGTCCTCGACCCCGCCCGCTGGCCGCTCTTCGACGTACGGGCGGTGCGGTACGGGGACGGCCGGACCCGCATCGGGGTGAGCCTCGACAACATCGTCCTCGACGGCCTCAGCATGATGACCGTCTTCACCGAGCTGGGCGTGCTGTACGCCGATCCGGACGCCGGACTGCCGCCCGTGGAGCCGACGTTCCGCGACTACCTCGCCTCCGTCCGCCCCGCGCCCGAGACGGTCGCCGCCGACCAGGCGTACTGGCGCGACCGGCTGCCCGAGCTGCCACCCGCGCCGCGGCTGCCGTTGCTGCGCGACCCGGCCACGCTGGGCCGCCCCCGCTTCACGCGCACCTCGGGGCAGCTGACCGCCGACCGCTGGCGGCGTCTGAAGGAACGTGCCCGCGAGCACGGTGTCACCCCCTCCACCCTGCTGCTCGCGGCCTACGCGGAGGTGCTCGGCACCTGGAGCGAGAGCCCCGAACTCACCGTCAACCTCACCCTGTTCGACCGCCAGGAGATCCACCCGGACATCAACCGGACCCTCGGCGACTTCACCTCGCTGCTGCTCGCCGCCCACCGTCCGCGCGCCGGCGAGGACTGGCTGACCCGGGTGCGTGCGTTGCAGGAACAGCTGTGGCGCGACCTTGACCACCGCTCGGTCTCCGCGGTGTGGGTGATGCGCGAACTGGCCCGGGCTCGTGGCGAGTCCGAGGCCGCCGTGCCGGTGGTGTTCACCAGTGCGCTCGGCGTCGACGACGGCGTGTCCATGGACGCGCCCGACGGTTTCCCGCCGCGCGTGTGGGGCGTCAGCCAGACCCCGCAGGTCTGGCTCGACCTCCAGGTGTACGAGGGCCGGGACGGGGCGCTGCGCCACCAGTGGGACGCGGTGCGGGAGCTGTTCCCCGAGGGCCTGGTGGAGACGATGTCCGCCGCCTTCGACGAGCTGCTGCTCCACCTGTGCGACGCCGACTGGCGGACGCCCCGGCCCGCCCTGCTGCCCGACGCTCAGCGTGCGGTCCGCGAGCGGGTCAACGCCACGGGCAGGCCGGGCGGCGAACGCGCCCTGCACCTGCCCTTCTTCGAGCGGGCCGCCTCCGAACCCGACTCCCCCGCCCTGCTCTGGGGCGACGACGGTGTGATGTCGCGGGGCGAGCTGCGCGACCACGCGCTGCGCATCGCCGCCGCACTGGCCGCGCGCGGCGTCGAACCCGGTGACACGGTCGCCGTGTCGCTGCCCAAGGGCCCCGAGCAGATATGCGCCGTGCTCGGAGTACTGGCGGCCGGTGCCGCGTACGTCCCGGTCGGTGCCGACCAGCCTCCGGTGCGGCGCGAGCGGATGCTCAGGGCGTCGCGGGCCCGGTGCGTACTCGACGCGGAGTTCCTTGCCGAGCCGCTGCCCACACCGCTGGAGAAGCCCGTGGCCACCGACCCCGACTCCTGCGCGTACGTGATCTTCACCTCCGGATCCACCGGTGAGCCCAAGGGCGTCGAACTCACCCACCGGGCCGCCGCCAACACCGTCGAGGACATCAACGAACGGCACGGCATCGGCCCCGGCGACCGCGTCCTGGCGGTCTCCGCGCTCGACTTCGACCTGTCCGTGTACGACATCTTCGGACTGCTCGGCGCGGGCGGCGCGCTCGTCCTGGTCACCGAGGAGGAGCGCAGGGACGCCCAGCGGTGGCGCGACCTCGCCGCACGGCACGGCGTCACCGTCTGGAACTCCGTACCGATGCTGCTGGACATGCTGCTCACCGCGTCGGCGGGGCAGGCACCGCCCACGCTCAGGCTCGCCATGGTCTCGGGCGACTGGGTGCCGCTGGACCTGCACGCGCGCCTGGCCTCCCACAGTGACTGCCGGCTCATCGCCATGGGCGGTGCCACCGAGGCCGCCATCTGGTCCAACGCGTACGACGCCACCGCCGGCGCGCCGGAGGGCTGGCCGTCGGTGCCGTACGGGACGCCGCTGCGCGCACAGCGGTTCCGGGTCGTGGGTCCGCTCGGCGAGGACTGCCCGGAGTGGGTACCGGGCGAGCTGTGGATCGGCGGAGCCGGGGTGGCCACCGGATACCGGGGCGATCCCGAGCGCACCGCCGACCGGTTCGTGACCGACGGCGGGGACCGCTGGTACCGCACCGGCGACCTGGGCCGCTACCGTCCCGACGGGCTGCTGGAATTCCTGGGGCGCCGCGACCACCAGCTGAAGATCCGGGGCCATCGCACCGAGCTCGGCGAGGTCGACGCGGCGCTGCTCGCTCAGCCCGGAATCGCCCGCGCCATCACCGTCGCGACCGGGCCGCGGGGGCAGCAGCGGCTGACCGCGTTCGTGGTTCCCGAGGGACCGCTGGACCTCGCGGCGGTCGAGCGCCGTCTCCCCGACCACCTGCCCGCGCACGCCGTGCCCTCCGCGCTCGTCCTGCTGCCGGACGGGCTGCCGCTGACCGCCAACGGCAAGGTGGACCGCGCCGCGCTCGCCGAGCAGGCGGCCGGTCTCGGCGTGACGTCCGGCGGGACACGGGAGCCGGCCGGCCCGGTCGAGGAGCTGGTCGCCGCCGCCTGGCGGGAGCTGCTCGGGGCCGAACAGGTCGGCAGGGACGACGAGTTCTTCGCACTCGGCGGCGACAGCCTGCTGGCCACGCGGCTCGTGGCCCGGTTGCGCGAGGCCGGGGTGCGCGGCGCCCGCATCGCGGCGCTGTTCACCCACCCGGTGCTCAAGGACTACGCCGCCACGCTGACCCTGGGTGCCGAAAAGCCCGTAACGCAGGCCCTGGTGAGCGATCCGGCGCACGCGCACGAGCCGTTCGAGGCGACCGACGTGCAGCGGGCGTACTGGATCGGGCGCACCGCACAGCTCGACCTCGGCGGGGTCGGCTCGCACTACTACAGCGAGACCGACGAGGAGTACGCCGACATCGCCGGGCTGGAACGGGCCTGGCGACGGCTCATCGCCCGCCACCCGATGCTGCGGGCCGTCTTCGACGAGGACGGGCGGCAGCGCGTGCTCAACGAGGCCGAGGTGGCGGACTTCACCATTCCGGTCCGGGCGGGCGAGGAGCATCTCGCCGCCCTGCGCGAGGAGATGTCCCACCAGGTCCTCGACCCGGCCCGCTGGCCGCTGTTCGACGTACGGGCCGTGCACTACACCGCGCCGGACGGCGAGCGCCGGACCCGGATCGGGGTGAGCCTGGACAACCTGGTCCTCGACGGCCTCAGCATGATGATCGTCTTCACCGAGCTGCGGCAGCTGAGGGAGGACCCGGACGCCGAACTCCCCTCCGTGGGCGTGACGTTCCGGGACTACCTTGCCTCCGCGCAGCCGCCGGACGGCACCGTGGCGACCGACCAGGAGTACTGGCGCGACCGGCTCACCTCGCTGCCCCCGGCACCCCGGCTGCCGCTGCTGCGCGAGCCGTCGGCGATCGGCCGCCCGCGCTTCGAGCGCCGTGCCACGCATCTGCCGTACGAGAGGTGGGAGCGGCTCAAGGACCGGGCCCGGGTCTACGGCATCACGCCCTCCGTGCTGCTGCTCGCCGTGTACGCCGAGGCGCTCGGCGAACACGCCGAAAGTCCCGAACTCACCGTCAACCTCACCCTCTTCGACCGGCAGGAGATCCATCCGGACATCAACCGGATCGCCGGTGACTTCACTTCTCTGCTGCTGGCCGCCCACCATCCGCGCGTCGGCGAGTCCTGGCTCGCGCGCCTGCGCGGGCTGCAGGCCCGCCTGTGGACCGACCTCGACCACCGGGCCGTGTCAGCGGTGTGGGTGATGCGCCAGCTCGCCCAGCGGCGGGGCCCCGACCGGGCGGCCATGCCGGTCGTGTTCACCAGCGCCCTCGGCATCGACGACGAGCGGGCCCGGCTGCTGACCCCGCCGCACTGGTCGGTGTCCCAGACCCCGCAGGTCTGGCTCGACCACCAGGTGCTGGAGGACGCCGAAGGGCTGCGGCTGACCTGGGACGCGGTGACCGGGTTGCTGCCTGATGACCTCCCCGAATCGCTGATGGCCCGGCAACTCGCCCTGCTGGAAGAGCTGGCCGCGGCCGACAACTGGGACGCGCTGATCCTCACCACGGGTCTCCGGGTGGGAGAGCAGTCCGCCGTTCCCGTGCCGACGACCGCCGAGGCAGAGGCCGACGCCGGAGGGCCGCCACGCGGCGCCACCGAGGAACTCGTCGCCACGCTCTGGTCGGAGCTGCTGCCCGACACCCCACTCGCGGGCCGCGAGCAGGGCTTCTTCGCGGCCGGCGGGGACAGCCTGCTCGCCACCCGCCTCATCGCGCGACTGCGTGAACGCACCGGCGTGGAGGTCCCGCTCCGGGAGTTCTTCGCCGCCCCGACCGTGGCCGCGCTCGCCGCCGCCGTCGATCACATCACCGACCGCACCACCGAACAGAACTGGGAAGAGGGGGAGCTGTGA